The following proteins come from a genomic window of Aspergillus luchuensis IFO 4308 DNA, chromosome 3, nearly complete sequence:
- a CDS encoding sugar porter family MFS transporter (COG:G;~EggNog:ENOG410PVSJ;~InterPro:IPR005829,IPR005828,IPR003663,IPR036259, IPR020846;~PFAM:PF00083,PF07690;~TransMembrane:12 (i21-48o68-88i100-117o123-148i160-181o193-214i282-304o324-346i353-373o385-405i426-444o456-477i);~go_component: GO:0016020 - membrane [Evidence IEA];~go_component: GO:0016021 - integral component of membrane [Evidence IEA];~go_function: GO:0022857 - transmembrane transporter activity [Evidence IEA];~go_process: GO:0055085 - transmembrane transport [Evidence IEA]), whose protein sequence is MSILSMVEDRPTPKEVYNWRIYLLAAVASFTSCMIGYDSAFIGTTISLDSFKNEFHWDSMTTAKQNLVSANIVSCYQAGAFFGAFFAYPIGHFWGRRWGLMLSALIFTLGAGLMLGADGDRGLGLIYGGRVLAGLGVGAGSNFTPIYISELAPPAIRGRLVGVYELGWQIGGLVGFWINYGVEQTMAPSHKQWLIPFAIQLIPAGLLIIGLFFVKESPRWLFLRGRREEAIKNLCWIRQIPADHIYMIEEIGAIDQTLEQQRSTIGLGFWRPLKEAWTNKRILYRLFLGSMLFFWQNGSGINAINYYSPTVFKSIGLKGNSSSLLTTGIFGVVKTVVTIIWLLYLIDHVGRRLLLLIGAAGGSICMWIVGAYIKVVDPTHNKSDHLNGGGVAAIFFFYLWTAFYTPSWNGTPWVINSEMFDPNIRSLAQACAAGSNWLWNFLISRFTPQMFAKMDYGVYFFFASLMLLSIPFVFFLVPETKGIPLENMDPLFQTQPVWRAHAKVLAQIHEDEERFRRDLEESGYTKGGVEQVEDTSRKE, encoded by the exons ATGTCTATTCTGTCAATGGTCGAGGACCGGCCTACGCCTAAGGAGGTCTACAACTGGCGTATCTACCTCCTGGCGGCCGTTGCCTCCTTCACCTCATGTATGATCGGCTACGATAGTGCTTTCATCGGCACTACCATCTCACTCGACTCCTTCAAGAATGAGTTCCACTGGGACTCCATGACCACTGCGAAACAAAACCTTGTCAGTGCCAACATCGTCTCCTGCTACCAGGCAGGCGCCTTCTTCGGCGCCTTCTTTGCCTATCCCATCGGCCACTTCTGGGGCCGTAGGTGGGGTCTCATGCTGTCAGCTCTGATCTTCACTCTGGGGGCGGGCCTGATGCTGGGTGCCGACGGCGACCGCGGTCTGGGGTTGATCTACGGCGGTCGTgtgctggctggcttgggCGTTGGTGCTGGCTCCAACTTCACGCCCATCTACATCTCAGAACTGGCCCCGCCTGCCATTCGAGGCCGGCTGGTCGGTGTTTACGAGCTAGGATGGCAGATCGGCGGTCTCGTGGGTTTCTGGATCAAC TACGGAGTGGAGCAAACAATGGCTCCCAGCCACAAGCAGTGGCTGATCCCCTTTGCCATCCAGCTGATTCCAGCGGGCCTGCTGATTATCGGCCTTTTCTTCGTCAAAGAGTCTCCTCGCTGGCTGTTCCTGCGTGGCCGCCGCGAGGAGGCCATCAAGAACCTCTGTTGGATCCGCCAGATCCCCGCTGACCATATCTATATGATCGAGGAGATCGGGGCCATCGACCAGACCTTGGAGCAGCAGCGCTCCACGATCGGGCTTGGCTTCTGGAGGCCTCTCAAGGAAGCCTGGACGAACAAGCGTATCCTGTACCGGCTGTTCCTCGGTAGtatgctcttcttctggcaaAACGGATCCGGCATCAACGCCATCAACTACTACAGCCCGACCGTGTTCAAGAGCATCGGGCTGAAAGGCAACAGCTCCAGCCTTCTGACCACGGGAATCTTCGGCGTTGTCAAGACTGTGGTGACAATCATCTGGCTGCTGTACCTCATCGACCACGTCGGCcgccggctgctgctgctgatcgGTGCCGCCGGCGGATCCATCTGCATGTGGATTGTGGGTGCATACATCAAAGTCGTGGACCCGACCCACAACAAGAGCGACCACCTCAACGGGGGCGGTGTCgcagccatcttcttcttctacctgTGGACGGCGTTCTACACGCCATCCTGGAACGGCACACCATGGGTCATCAACTCGGAGATGTTCGATCCCAACATCCGGTCCCTGGCCCAGGCGTGCGCTGCCGGGTCCAACTGGCTATGGAATTTCCTCATCTCGCGCTTCACGCCGCAGATGTTCGCCAAGATGGACTACGGCgtgtacttcttcttcgccagtcTGATGCTCTTGTCGATCCCCTTCgtattcttcctcgtcccggAGACCAAGGGTATCCCGCTGGAGAACATGGACCCGCTCTTCCAGACTCAGCCCGTGTGGCGTGCCCACGCAAAGGTGTTGGCGCAGATccatgaagacgaggagcGGTTCCGTCGTGATCTCGAGGAGTCGGGCTACACCAAGGGGGGTGTTGAGCAGGTGGAGGATACCAGCCGGAAGGAATGA
- a CDS encoding uncharacterized protein (COG:S;~EggNog:ENOG410PFE4;~InterPro:IPR036864,IPR007219,IPR001138;~PFAM:PF04082;~go_function: GO:0000981 - DNA-binding transcription factor activity, RNA polymerase II-specific [Evidence IEA];~go_function: GO:0003677 - DNA binding [Evidence IEA];~go_function: GO:0008270 - zinc ion binding [Evidence IEA];~go_process: GO:0006351 - transcription, DNA-templated [Evidence IEA];~go_process: GO:0006355 - regulation of transcription, DNA-templated [Evidence IEA]) gives MVQAQAPGKSVRLATACTECQRRKQKCSREWPCNHCQARRIAHLCKFTPKKVLKAKPVCNDSRAIDVSARDDGQSLTEARGSVVSGIATEDDFRMLGYLPDNDDPHASGAEQYQSAALLPSQRLVSPELEKAIRTIPPKPYTDILVQYFLSEMNDQYYCLYPPTFSHDYATWWSGKANGQSLTPAFTALLLHVCACAILYLDVETRQQLETDLGENYTSLSEQYHSTAKQLSNTIGPGKGGLTQVQQLFLGAIWYKTEALFVESWHALGAAIHEAQELGMHRSSSKAKVTEFEREMRRRIWCLLYTWDWQISLLLSRPFIINSSSCSFELPSLRLETPNTETYTPSPVTSISLQCQLGQRISKVPGVMSGILSPDQAIAIQQEVTRWIDTFPPIFHLQDPDTTHDHTHAYIPMQRHQLHALAHMVTFMPLKPCLTIDPTTKNTPTLEKSLQPTAVSCALNLMLSAQKLLSHLLPANGKFHFAPFLMFDTAAYLCSALSHDKHRNLPQREKVLECISLALSTLEDVARTAKTGATCYAVLAKIVGSISLSAEEREAVWSKRSPTITSTTDSTDDAGCSSSEGTLTSGQDNGLVSRLLEKHSPSDSTPIDMHGYASGLGLDGIPSTGLELDLDLSDLNQIWDWDNLGLDLDIPGIQS, from the exons ATGGTCCAAGCTCAGGCTCCCGGAAAGTCGGTCCGCTTGGCTACCGCATGCACCGAGTGTCAGCGTCGGAAGCAAAAG TGTAGCCGGGAATGGCCCTGTAATCACTGCCAAGCACGAAGGATTGCCCATCTCTGTAAATTCACACCGAAGAAGGTGCTCAAGGCTAAGCCTGTCTGTAATGATTCAAG GGCGATAGATGTGTCTGCGAGAGACGATGGACAAAGCCTGACGGAAGCTCGTGGCTCAGTCGTGTCGGGCATCGCCACCGAGGATGATTTCCGCATGCTGGGATACCTCCCCGATAACGACGATCCACATGCAAGTGGCGCTGAGCAATAT CAATCAGCCGCATTATTGCCCTCACAAAGACTCGTATCGCCCGAATTGGAAAAAGCAATTCGCACTATTCCCCCCAAACCTTATACAG ATATCCTGGTGCAGTACTTCCTGAGTGAGATGAATGACCAGTACTATTGCCTCTACCCACCGACTTTTTCGCACGACTATGCGACGTGGTGGTCGGGCAAAGCCAATGGCCAATCATTGACGCCCGCCTTTACAgccttgctgctgcatgtTTGCGCATGCGCAATTCTCTACCTGGATGTCGAGACACGGCAGCAACTGGAGACTGATCTGGGCGAAAACTATACCAGTCTGTCCGAACAATACCATAGTACTGCCAAGCAGCTCAGCAATACCATTGGTCCAGGCAAAGGTGGATTGACGCAAGTACAACAACTCTTCCTTGGGGCAATATGGTACAAGACTGAAGCATTATTTGTCGAATCATGGCATGCACTGGGAGCTGCAATTCACGAGGCCCAAGAACTAG GAATGCATCGTAGTTCCTCCAAAGCAAAGGTAACTGAATTCGAACGGGAAATGAGAAGACGGATATGGTGTCTTCTCTACACCTGGGACTG GCAAATCTCACTCCTCTTATCACGCccattcatcatcaacagcagcagctgttCCTTCGAACTACCCAGTTTACGGCTCGAAACCCCCAACACAGAAACCTACACCCCGTCCCCAGTAACATCCATATCCCTCCAATGTCAACTAGGACAAAGAATCTCCAAAGTCCCCGGAGTAATGAGCGGCATCCTATCTCCAGACCaagccatcgccatccaacAAGAAGTCACCCGATGGATCGACACCTTCCCCCCAATCTTCCACCTCCAAGACCCCGACACCACTCACGACCACACCCACGCCTATATACCCATGCAACGCCACCAACTCCACGCCCTGGCCCACATGGTCACCTTCATGCCCCTGAAACCCTGCCTCACCATCGaccccaccaccaaaaaCACACCCACCCTCGAAAAATCCCTCCAACCAACCGCAGTATCCTGCGCCCTGAACCTGATGCTCTCGGCTCAGAAACTCCTATCACATCTCCTCCCTGCAAATGGCAAATTCCACTTCGCGCCGTTTCTGATGTTCGACACGGCTGCGTATCTCTGCTCTGCACTTAGCCATGATAAACATCGGAACCTTCCTCAACGGGAGAAGGTACTCGAGTGCATATCTCTAGCCCTGAGTACACTGGAAGATGTTGCCAGAACGGCCAAAACAGGCGCTACCTGCTATGCTGTTCTTGCGAAGATAGTGGGTAgcatctctctttctgccgaggagagggaagcgGTCTGGTCGAAGAGGTCTCCTACTATAACGTCTACCACTGATAGTACTGATGATGCGGGATGTTCTTCGTCAGAAGGTACTCTTACGAGTGGACAGGACAATGGTTTAGTCTCACGACTGCTGGAAAAACATAGCCCCTCAGACAGTACACCTATTGATATGCATGGGTATGCGAGTGGACTAGGACTGGATGGTATTCCTAGCACGGGCCTAGAGTTGGACCTAGATCTGAGTGACCTGAATCAGATCTGGGATTGGGATAATCTTGGTTTAGATCTAGATATACCCGGTATCCAATCATGA
- a CDS encoding uncharacterized protein (InterPro:IPR037401,IPR032710;~PFAM:PF13577), whose translation MFPMIVNGRYPPVNSSTLNDVTSEERSSAIDFVNRHNFVFEEFDHAKMIDTFLPNATVYHSHGTISEHKQMEEFFEKIYGYLIPGISRSATNHIVDRDEDGGVIVRYQEMLIRYGWPGDDTAGFTRKDVVRENGLPAIWWIGTIIDRLRMTSNGWKIHERYLGTPFRNAALDLDRAPEKVSSV comes from the coding sequence ATGTTTCCAATGATAGTCAATGGGCGGTACCCTCCTGTCAACAGCTCTACTCTAAACGACGTGACTTCTGAAGAACGCTCAAGCGCCATCGACTTCGTCAACCGTCACAACTTTGTATTCGAAGAGTTCGACCATGCTAAAATGATTGACACCTTCCTCCCAAATGCTACTGTTTACCATAGCCATGGTACCATCAGTGAGCACAAGCAGATGGAGGAATTCTTCGAGAAAATCTACGGATATCTTATTCCGGGGATCTCCCGCAGTGCCACAAACCACATCGTTGAtcgtgatgaagatgggggCGTGATTGTGCGGTATCAGGAAATGCTCATCCGTTATGGTTGGCCTGGTGATGACACGGCTGGATTCACTCGAAAGGATGTGGTTAGAGAGAATGGATTGCCAGCCATATGGTGGATTGGGACCATCATCGATCGGCTTCGAATGACATCCAACGGCTGGAAGATTCATGAGCGATATCTTGGAACGCCTTTCAGGAATGCCGCTCTCGATCTTGATCGTGCCCCTGAGAAAGTGTCATCAGTGTGA
- a CDS encoding type II 3-dehydroquinate dehydratase (COG:E;~EggNog:ENOG410PNZV;~InterPro:IPR036441,IPR018509,IPR001874;~PFAM:PF01220;~go_function: GO:0003855 - 3-dehydroquinate dehydratase activity [Evidence IEA]) produces MELQTPTPKSILLINGPNLNLLGTREPHIYGSTTLSQIESSCADLATSLSCTFASFQSNHEGAIIDRIHAARGSVDAIIINPGAYTHTSVAIRDALLGVSIPFIELHVSNVHAREEWRHKSFFSDKASGIIVGLGVQGYRVAVEYVARNWAPLKKEGGKL; encoded by the coding sequence ATGGAACTGCAaactcccacccccaaatccatcctcctcatcaacggccccaacctcaacctcctggGCACCCGCGAACCCCACATCTACGGCagcaccaccctctcccaaATCGAGTCCTCATGCGCCGACCTAGCCACCTCTCTCTCCTGCACATTCGCCTCATTCCAGTCCAACCATGAGggcgccatcatcgaccGCATCCACGCCGCGCGGGGCTCCGTCGAcgcgatcatcatcaaccccggcgcatacacacacacctccGTCGCGATCCGGGATGCGTTGCTGGGTGTATCCATTCCGTTCATCGAGCTGCACGTGAGTAATGTGCATGCGCGGGAGGAGTGGAGACACAAGAGCTTTTTCAGTGATAAGGCCAGTGGAATTATTGTGGGATTGGGCGTGCAAGGGTATAGGGTTGCGGTTGAGTATGTGGCGAGGAATTGGGcgccgttgaagaaggaggggggaaagttgTGA
- a CDS encoding uncharacterized protein (COG:S;~EggNog:ENOG410PMGX;~InterPro:IPR040841;~PFAM:PF17648;~TransMembrane:1 (o16-33i)) produces the protein MEHPTTNHTYSPPLDSIFLLLPILLIPTIFLLHRIHKDYQAFLALGPGGTPSTPTGYLRICLLRLFTIRDPFQPPSLPPTLLPKTGLLNSNNLPQRHGPRPTVAGIAPQRQMTQKANPAMYETLSTEIQKLVSQNPDALYEGTSCFEKHSTGMFCSSTDTPQQQSAGTLKDRDISSLMMSRNQQWRHRRTCNGEVCHAHPSDGSLHLTLHPADVKAVIERGWGQRHPLTRESWWWCYLRTVPTGFVMIYAPRDQKELECVLKIIRAAAWWVSGEELVQQKTQKWEGAPVRRQVVEGCR, from the exons ATG GAACACCCGACAACCAACCACACCTACAGTCCACCCCTGGACAGCATATTCCTCCTCCTACCAATCCTCCTCATACcaaccatcttcctcctccaccgcattCACAAAGACTACCAAgccttcctcgccctcggccCCGGCGGCACTCCATCGACCCCAACAGGCTACCTCCGCATCTGCCTCCTCCGACTCTTCACAATCCGGGACCCCTTCCAACcgccctccctcccaccaaccctcctccccaagaCCGGCCTCCTAAACTCCAACAACCTCCCGCAACGCCATGGCCCACGCCCCACCGTCGCCGGGATAGCTCCCCAGCGCCAAATGACCCAAAAGGCCAATCCAGCCATGTACGAGACCCTCTCGACCGAGATCCAGAAATTAGTATCCCAAAACCCAGACGCCCTCTACGAAGGGACCTCATGCTTCGAAAAACACAGCACGGGCATGTTTTGCTCCAGCACCGACACACCCCAGCAACAAAGCGCAGGCACGCTCAAAGACCGCGACATCTCCTCACTAATGATGTCCCGCAACCAACAATGGCGTCACCGCCGCACCTGCAACGGGGAAGTATGTCACGCGCACCCCAGCGACGGGAGTCTGCATTTGACGCTGCATCCGGCGGACGTGAAAGCAGTGATCGAGCGGGGCTGGGGCCAGCGACATCCATTAACGCGGGagagctggtggtggtgttatTTGAGGACCGTGCCGACGGGGTTCGTCATGATCTATGCGCCGAGGGATCAAAAGGAGTTGGAATGTGTCTTGAAGATTATTCGTGCTGCGGCGTGGTGGGTGAGCGGGGAGGAACTGGTGCAGCAGAAGACGCAGAAGTGGGAGGGAGCACCTGTTCGTCGTCAAGTTGTCGAGGGATGTAGGTGA
- a CDS encoding nuclear transport factor 2 family protein (COG:S;~EggNog:ENOG410PSYS;~InterPro:IPR037401,IPR032710;~PFAM:PF13577), whose amino-acid sequence MSFFPTTLPALPLREAIVDPVYRAVLSFDGNDLPLFESAFFEDAAFDFNGSVMEGRAAIKSGSWDNVSKLDTTHFLSNVRINLPSEDSTTATVTASALAQHFRTGQGNQPDTTRLTSGALYSIDVAKDPADVNGLWKIKLWRMKLVWTEGDWGVMTGN is encoded by the coding sequence ATGTCCTTTTTCccaaccaccctccccgccctccccctccgcgaGGCAATCGTGGACCCGGTCTACCGCGCCGTCCTCTCCTTCGACGGCAATGACCTTCCGCTCTTCGAGtccgccttcttcgaggACGCCGCTTTTGACTTCAACGGCAGCGTGATGGAGGGCCGCGCGGCCATCAAGTCTGGCAGCTGGGATAACGTCTCTAAGCTGGACACCACCCACTTTCTTAGCAACGTGCGCATCAACCTTCCCTCTGAGGACAGCACGACCGCGACAGTGACCGCTTCCGCATTGGCCCAGCACTTTCGCACAGGCCAGGGAAACCAGCCCGACACTACCCGGCTGACGAGCGGGGCGCTTTACTCGATCGATGTAGCCAAGGACCCCGCAGATGTGAATGGGCTGTGGAAGATCAAGCTCTGGAGGATGAAACTGGTGTGGACGGAGGGGGATTGGGGGGTGATGACGGGGAACTAG
- a CDS encoding sugar phosphate isomerase/epimerase family protein (COG:E;~EggNog:ENOG410PI98;~InterPro:IPR013022,IPR036237;~PFAM:PF01261) gives MPNRLGIASMSLGRPGIHSLPWKLHEAARHGYSGIELFFDDLDHYANTHFNGSHIAAAHAVHALCTTLNLTIICLQPFSFFEGLVDRKQTEYLLTVKLPTWFQLARILDTDMIQVPSNFAPAQQTTGDRDVIVGDLQRLADIGLAQSPPFRFVYEALAWGTRVNLWDEAYEIVEAVDRPNFGICLDTFNLAGRVYAHPGRKDGKTVNAEADLAASLKKLRETVDVKKVFYVQVVDGERLDRPLDETHPFHVEGQPVRMNWSRNARLFAFEEDRGGYLPIEETARAFFDTGFEGWVSLELFSRTLAEKGTGVVTEHARRGLESWKELCRRLEFKGAEPGLDFVPGEVKVQSVAVGSAKAKVEEEMGAVQHRL, from the coding sequence ATGCCCAACCGTCTCGGCATAGCCTCCATGTCCCTGGGCCGCCCAGgcatccactccctcccctgGAAGCTCCACGAAGCCGCCCGCCACGGCTACAGCGGGATCGAGCTCTTCTTCGACGACCTTGACCACTACGCAAACACCCACTTCAACGGCAGCCACATTGCTGCCGCCCACGCCGTGCACGCTCTCTGCACGACCCTcaacctcaccatcatctgCCTGcagcccttctccttcttcgaggGTCTCGTCGACCGCAAGCAAACTGAGTACCTGTTGACCGTGAAGCTGCCCACATGGTTCCAACTCGCCCGCATCCTCGACACCGACATGATCCAGGTGCCCTCGAACTTTGCGCCCGCCCAGCAAACCACGGGTGACCGGGACGTGATCGTTGGCGACCTCCAGCGTCTCGCAGATATTGGTTTGGCACAGTCCCCGCCGTTCCGCTTCGTATACGAGGCACTGGCCTGGGGCACGCGGGTTAACCTGTGGGACGAGGCGTACGAGATCGTTGAGGCTGTGGACCGTCCTAACTTCGGTATCTGTCTTGATACATTTAACCTTGCGGGGCGGGTATATGCGCACCCCGGCCGGAAGGACGGCAAGACAGTCAACGCGGAAGCAGATCTAGCTGCGTCGCTGAAGAAGTTGCGCGAGACGGTGGATGTCAAGAAGGTGTTTTACGTGCAGGTAGTTGATGGAGAGAGGCTGGATAGGCCGTTGGATGAGACGCATCCGTTCCATGTGGAGGGGCAGCCGGTGCGGATGAACTGGAGTCGCAATGCGAGGTTGTTTGCGTTTGAGGAGGATCGCGGTGGGTATTTGCCGATTGAGGAGACCGCCAGAGCATTCTTTGATACTGGGTTTGAAGGGTGGGTGTCGTTGGAGTTGTTTAGTCGGACGTTGGCGGAGAAGGGGACGGGGGTTGTGACGGAGCATGCGAGACGTGGGTTGGAGTCGTGGAAGGAGTTGTGCAGGAGGTTGGAGTTTAAGGGAGCAGAGCCGGGATTGGATTTTGTTCctggggaggtgaaggtgcAGTCTGTTGCTGTGGGGAGTGCGAAGGCgaaggtcgaggaggagatgggggCTGTGCAGCATCGGTTGTAG
- a CDS encoding DUF3405 domain-containing protein (COG:S;~EggNog:ENOG410PI27;~InterPro:IPR021822;~PFAM:PF11885;~TransMembrane:1 (i92-113o)) — translation MPARSKRYQVNASSPYSSDNRDVVDIEKQPSRPRRHYRRDSYSSYDSDIEDDSESSSSVASYRPMLNRAPVAPVRRSRSRPGYRIPNRIMRWLCLALLAFLVLFICTLFRFTFLSAVTRVNVPLPKPAAKPAQWESFPLLKRYHGGIRSLVSRSEQVPEYPNDNPEILGVVSAEGANDTIIQARDQTLPLSSSIFNPYPDYSSAEYVKKYGEKRDCFLDEDENLRIPLVHHYPGVPRGFPDAAMGSNEMIGIQDDVCFDRFGRLGPYGLGYSVRKGGIGAGLEGDREGAERVWNDVPPVDFRRVDWAAAQNRCLASNSHRFRDLPASQSDRFRTMTVGAPDAKQAPQDEARSDGKSYLPRTAFVIRTWNDFHYTPDDILYLRSLISELSLLSGGEYTIHFLVQVRDETLQIWADDEVYERVLNEALPAEFRGMATLWSERQMNLMYPGLEETWARGLSVHGVYRSTYMPMQYFAHQHPGYDYYWNWEMDARYTGHWYHLFDKVINWARAQPRKGLWERNARFYVPSVHGTWEDFRQMVRVQTDIGTNSPNNLWSAAGASRPGQDRTPESLKAQQQQQGDKPIWGPERPNEPDILEVPSEGIPPTTIDKDRYEWGVDEEADLIVFNPLFDPEGTTWPLRDDVTGYDHSTGPLPPRRASIITASRLSNKLLQTMHHETIHKRHTMFSEMWPATTALHHGFKAVYVPHSVYIDRRWPTQYLESVFNAGRNGASGGARTSVFGDREHNFRGSTWFYSAGFAPNLWKRWLGYKVDNEGGEQAELAGEGRMCLPPMLLHPVKEVEMIIDDGEEKEDE, via the coding sequence ATGCCTGCCCGTTCGAAGAGGTATCAGGTCAATGCATCATCGCCCTATTCGAGCGACAATCGCGATGTCGTCGACATTGAGAAGCAACCATCGAGGCCGAGGCGCCACTACCGTCGCGATAGCTACAGCTCGTATGATTCAGACATTGAAGATGACTCGGAaagctcctcctcggtgGCTTCGTATCGGCCCATGCTGAACAGAGCGCCGGTGGCACCCGTGCGACGTTCTCGCAGCAGGCCAGGCTATCGCATACCTAATCGGATCATGAGATGGCTTTGTCTCGCGCTACTGGCCTTCTTGGTTCTGTTTATCTGCACCTTGTTTCGCTTTACCTTCCTTTCAGCTGTCACTCGCGTCAATGTTCCATTGCCGAAGCCTGCTGCAAAACCGGCACAGTGGGAGAGTTTCCCTTTATTGAAACGTTACCATGGCGGCATCCGGTCCTTGGTATCGCGAAGCGAACAGGTGCCAGAGTATCCCAACGATAATCCGGAGATCTTGGGCGTTGTAAGCGCGGAAGGTGCAAATGATACCATCATTCAAGCCCGGGACCAGACATTGCCATTGTCGAGCTCTATCTTCAACCCTTATCCCGACTACTCGTCCGCGGAATATGTCAAAAAGTACGGTGAGAAGCGTGACTGCTTCcttgacgaggacgagaacCTACGGATCCCTCTGGTACATCACTATCCGGGTGTGCCTCGTGGGTTTCCAGATGCGGCCATGGGCTCCAATGAGATGATCGGTATCCAAGACGACGTTTGCTTTGACCGTTTTGGGCGTCTTGGTCCTTACGGTCTAGGCTACAGTGTGCGAAAGGGTGGTATCGGTGCAGGCCTCGAAGGCGATCGTGAAGGTGCGGAGCGTGTCTGGAACGACGTTCCGCCAGTTGACTTTCGTCGCGTCGACTGGGCTGCGGCGCAGAATCGATGCTTGGCTTCGAACAGCCACCGGTTCCGCGATCTTCCTGCTTCACAATCCGACCGCTTCCGTACTATGACCGTGGGTGCACCAGACGCCAAGCAAGCGCCCCAGGACGAGGCACGGTCTGATGGAAAGTCCTATCTACCCCGGACTGCATTCGTGATCCGCACGTGGAATGATTTTCACTACACCCCGGATGACATCCTGTATCTACGATCCCTCATTTCCGAGCTATCACTTCTCTCTGGCGGCGAATACACCATTCATTTCCTGGTCCAGGTCCGGGACGAAACCCTACAAATCTGGGCTGACGATGAGGTCTACGAGCGCGTGCTAAACGAGGCCCTGCCAGCCGAGTTCCGCGGCATGGCTACCCTCTGGTCCGAGCGGCAAATGAATCTCATGTATCCCGGTCTAGAAGAGACCTGGGCCCGCGGGCTATCCGTGCACGGCGTATACCGCAGCACCTACATGCCCATGCAATACTTTGCCCATCAGCACCCGGGATACGACTACTACTGGAACTGGGAAATGGACGCCCGGTACACCGGCCATTGGTACCACCTCTTCGACAAAGTCATCAATTGGGCCCGAGCCCAGCCACGCAAGGGTCTCTGGGAGCGAAACGCCCGATTCTACGTCCCCTCAGTGCACGGCACCTGGGAAGACTTCCGGCAGATGGTCCGCGTGCAGACCGACATCGGCACCAACAGCCCCAACAACCTCTGGAGTGCCGCCGGCGCCTCGCGACCCGGTCAAGACCGCACTCCCGAGTCCCTGAAagcgcaacagcaacaacaaggcGACAAGCCAATTTGGGGTCCGGAGCGACCTAACGAACCCGACATCCTCGAAGTCCCCTCGGAAGgcatcccacccaccacgATCGACAAAGACCGCTACGAATGGGgcgtcgacgaagaagccgacctcatcgtcttcaacCCTCTCTTCGACCCCGAAGGCACAACCTGGCCCCTCCGCGACGACGTCACCGGCTACGACCACTCCACcggccctcttcctccccgccgtgcctccatcatcaccgcctccCGGCTCTCCAACAAACTCCTCCAAACCATGCACCACGAAACGATCCACAAGCGCCACACTATGTTCTCCGAAATGTGGCCCGCCACGACAGCCCTCCATCACGGGTTCAAGGCCGTCTACGTACCCCATTCAGTGTACATTGACCGCCGCTGGCCGACTCAGTACCTCGAATCGGTATTCAACGCTGGCCGGAACGGTGCGTCTGGTGGTGCTCGCACGTCAGTCTTCGGCGATAGGGAACATAACTTCCGCGGCTCGACGTGGTTCTACTCTGCTGGGTTTGCGCCGAATCTGTGGAAACGTTGGCTGGGGTATAAGGTTGATAATGAGGGGGGTGAGCAGGCCGAGTTGGCGGGTGAGGGAAGGATGTGTTTGCCGCCGATGCTGTTGCATCCGGTTAAGGAGGTAGAGATGATTatcgatgatggggaggagaaagaagatgagtAG